In Populus alba chromosome 1, ASM523922v2, whole genome shotgun sequence, a single window of DNA contains:
- the LOC118058613 gene encoding diacylglycerol kinase 1 isoform X2 yields MKCKEYAMRDEKLAKVIKEFYIPDYIVAPEESNSSLCSGASDDEDDAPSCPVIVFINSKSGGQLGSQLLITYRSLLNQNQVIDLREKKPDKVLHEVYARLHKLKCNGDQFAAEIEKRLRIIVAGGDGTAGWLLGVVSDLKLPQPPPIATVPLGTGNNLPFAFGWGKKNPGTDRLSVEAFLEQVRTAKEMKIDSWHIIMRMRIPKEGSFDPIAPLELPHSLHAFHRVSHSDSLNMDGYHTFRGGFWNYFSMGMDAQISYAFHSERKLHPEKFKNQLVNQSTYFKLGCTQGWFLTSVFHPSSRNIAQLARVKIMKVGQSQWVDLDIPRSVRSIVCLNLPSFSGGLNPWGKPGHKKLLDRDLTPPYVDDGFFEVVGFRNAWHGLVLFAPNGHGTRLAQAHRIRFEFRKGAAGHTFMRIDGEPWKQPLPVDDDKVVVEISHRGQVTMLATPSCRSRSVCDPSSPTCYQEEGNDSDEDWEERRKFGAADTFKLPDGFDIAQLS; encoded by the exons ATGAAATG TAAGGAGTATGCTATGAGAGATGAGAAATTGGCGAAAGTAATAAAGGAGTTTTATATTCCTGATTACATTGTTGCGCCCGAAGAATCAAATTCTAGTTTATGTTCTGGTGCTTCCGATGATGAGGACGATGCACCTTCATGTCCTGTGATTGtctttattaattcaaaaagtGGAGGTCAATTAGGAAGTCAACTTTTAATTACTTATCGCTCACTTCTTAATCAAAATCAG GTTATTGATTTGCGAGAGAAAAAGCCTGATAAGGTGTTGCATGAAGTTTATGCAAGGTTGCACAAATTGAAGTGTAATGGTGATCAATTTGCTGCTGAAATTGAGAAgagattgagaattata GTTGCAGGTGGGGATGGTACAGCCGGATGGTTACTTGGTGTAGTTAGTGATCTTAAACTACCGCAACCTCCTCCGATTGCTACTGTGCCATTGGGGACTGGAAACAACCTCCCTTTTGCATTTGGATGG ggGAAGAAAAACCCTGGCACAGACCGCTTATCCGTGGAGGCATTCTTGGAACAAGTAAGGACtgccaaagaaatgaaaattgaCAG TTGGCATATTATCATGAGAATGAGGATTCCAAAAGAAGGTTCTTTTGATCCTATTGCGCCCCTCGAACTACCTCATTCTTTGCATGCATTTCATCGGGTCTCTCATTCAGATTCATTGAATATG GATGGTTATCATACTTTTCGAGGGGGATTTTGGAACTACTTCAGCATGG GAATGGATGCTCAAATATCATATGCCTTTCATTCTGAGAGGAAGTTACACccagaaaaatttaaaaaccaattaGTTAATCAG AGTACTTATTTCAAGCTTGGATGCACTCAGGGATGGTTTCTTACTTCTGTTTTTCATCCCTCTTCACG GAACATAGCACAGTTAGCAAGGGTTAAGATCATGAAAGTAGGACAAAGTCAATGGGTGGACCTCGATATACCTCGCAG CGTCAGGTCCATTGTTTGCCTCAACTTGCCTAGCTTTTCTGGTGGATTGAATCCTTGGGGAAAGCCCGGGCACAAGAAACTGCTTGAT AGGGACTTGACACCTCCATATGTAGATGATGGATTCTTTGAGGTTGTCGGTTTCAGAAATGCTTGGCATGGGCTTGTTCTGTTTGCTCCAAATGGACATGGGACTCGTCTTGCACAG GCACATAGAATACGCTTTGAGTTCCGTAAGGGTGCAGCTGGCCATACGTTCATGAGGATTGACGGGGAGCCTTGGAAACAGCCCCTCCCCGTTGATGATGACAAGGTTGTTGTGGAAATCTCTCACCGTGGCCAAGTGACCATGCTCGCCACTCCATCATGCCGATCCAGGAGCGTGTGTGACCCATCCTCACCTACCTGTTACCAAGAGGAGGGCAATGACAGCGATGAAGATTGGGAAGAAAGGAGGAAATTTGGAGCTGCAGACACGTTCAAACTTCCCGATGGGTTTGATATTGCTCAACTTAGTTAA
- the LOC118058613 gene encoding diacylglycerol kinase 1 isoform X1: MREKMETRFRRDKLSSGSGSLKELKNSFRIVSRSKEYAMRDEKLAKVIKEFYIPDYIVAPEESNSSLCSGASDDEDDAPSCPVIVFINSKSGGQLGSQLLITYRSLLNQNQVIDLREKKPDKVLHEVYARLHKLKCNGDQFAAEIEKRLRIIVAGGDGTAGWLLGVVSDLKLPQPPPIATVPLGTGNNLPFAFGWGKKNPGTDRLSVEAFLEQVRTAKEMKIDSWHIIMRMRIPKEGSFDPIAPLELPHSLHAFHRVSHSDSLNMDGYHTFRGGFWNYFSMGMDAQISYAFHSERKLHPEKFKNQLVNQSTYFKLGCTQGWFLTSVFHPSSRNIAQLARVKIMKVGQSQWVDLDIPRSVRSIVCLNLPSFSGGLNPWGKPGHKKLLDRDLTPPYVDDGFFEVVGFRNAWHGLVLFAPNGHGTRLAQAHRIRFEFRKGAAGHTFMRIDGEPWKQPLPVDDDKVVVEISHRGQVTMLATPSCRSRSVCDPSSPTCYQEEGNDSDEDWEERRKFGAADTFKLPDGFDIAQLS; encoded by the exons atgaGAGAAAAAATGGAAACAAGATTTCGTCGTGACAAGTTATCTTCTGGTTCTGGAAGTTTGAAAGAACTTAAAAACTCCTTTCGTATTGTTTCTAGaag TAAGGAGTATGCTATGAGAGATGAGAAATTGGCGAAAGTAATAAAGGAGTTTTATATTCCTGATTACATTGTTGCGCCCGAAGAATCAAATTCTAGTTTATGTTCTGGTGCTTCCGATGATGAGGACGATGCACCTTCATGTCCTGTGATTGtctttattaattcaaaaagtGGAGGTCAATTAGGAAGTCAACTTTTAATTACTTATCGCTCACTTCTTAATCAAAATCAG GTTATTGATTTGCGAGAGAAAAAGCCTGATAAGGTGTTGCATGAAGTTTATGCAAGGTTGCACAAATTGAAGTGTAATGGTGATCAATTTGCTGCTGAAATTGAGAAgagattgagaattata GTTGCAGGTGGGGATGGTACAGCCGGATGGTTACTTGGTGTAGTTAGTGATCTTAAACTACCGCAACCTCCTCCGATTGCTACTGTGCCATTGGGGACTGGAAACAACCTCCCTTTTGCATTTGGATGG ggGAAGAAAAACCCTGGCACAGACCGCTTATCCGTGGAGGCATTCTTGGAACAAGTAAGGACtgccaaagaaatgaaaattgaCAG TTGGCATATTATCATGAGAATGAGGATTCCAAAAGAAGGTTCTTTTGATCCTATTGCGCCCCTCGAACTACCTCATTCTTTGCATGCATTTCATCGGGTCTCTCATTCAGATTCATTGAATATG GATGGTTATCATACTTTTCGAGGGGGATTTTGGAACTACTTCAGCATGG GAATGGATGCTCAAATATCATATGCCTTTCATTCTGAGAGGAAGTTACACccagaaaaatttaaaaaccaattaGTTAATCAG AGTACTTATTTCAAGCTTGGATGCACTCAGGGATGGTTTCTTACTTCTGTTTTTCATCCCTCTTCACG GAACATAGCACAGTTAGCAAGGGTTAAGATCATGAAAGTAGGACAAAGTCAATGGGTGGACCTCGATATACCTCGCAG CGTCAGGTCCATTGTTTGCCTCAACTTGCCTAGCTTTTCTGGTGGATTGAATCCTTGGGGAAAGCCCGGGCACAAGAAACTGCTTGAT AGGGACTTGACACCTCCATATGTAGATGATGGATTCTTTGAGGTTGTCGGTTTCAGAAATGCTTGGCATGGGCTTGTTCTGTTTGCTCCAAATGGACATGGGACTCGTCTTGCACAG GCACATAGAATACGCTTTGAGTTCCGTAAGGGTGCAGCTGGCCATACGTTCATGAGGATTGACGGGGAGCCTTGGAAACAGCCCCTCCCCGTTGATGATGACAAGGTTGTTGTGGAAATCTCTCACCGTGGCCAAGTGACCATGCTCGCCACTCCATCATGCCGATCCAGGAGCGTGTGTGACCCATCCTCACCTACCTGTTACCAAGAGGAGGGCAATGACAGCGATGAAGATTGGGAAGAAAGGAGGAAATTTGGAGCTGCAGACACGTTCAAACTTCCCGATGGGTTTGATATTGCTCAACTTAGTTAA